The Deinococcus cellulosilyticus NBRC 106333 = KACC 11606 genome segment CATTGGCCGCTGGACCCTCAACTCGGTGTTCACCAGTGTGGCCTACACCCTGTCTCACCTGCTGCTGTGCGTGCTGGCCGCCTACCCACTGGCCCGCATGAAGTTCCCCGGGCGGGATGCCTGGTTCTGGTTCGTGATTTCCTCCATGATGGTTCCTGGCATCGTGACCCTGATCCCCAGTTACATCATGATGATTCAGCTGAACTGGATTGACACCTACCACGCCCTGATCTGGCCCGGTGTTTCTGGTGCTTTCGGCGTGTTCTTGCTCAGACAGTTCTTCATGAGCATTCCTGGAGAGCTTGAAGAGGCTGCAGTGCTGGACGGAGCCAACAGCTGGGTGATCCTCTGGAAGGTGATTGTACCCCTGTCTGTTCCCGTGCTTGTGACCCTCGGGGTGTTCTCCTTCATGGGAAGCTGGAACAACTACGTGTGGCCCCTCTTCGTGGTGCACGGCGACATGCAGACCCTGCCTGTCGGAATCACCTCCTTCTCCAGTCGTTACACCACTGATTACGGCAAACTGATGGCCGGGACCGCCATTGCCTCCATCCCCGTGCTGGTGGCCTACCTGATCGGGCAGCGTTACCTCGAGCAGGGCCTCTCTGCCGGAGGCAGCAAAGAATGAACACCTTCTGGTGGGGGGTCGGCATCGAAAACACCAGCATGCCCGACATGGGCGTGAACGAACTTCTCATGACCGACCACCAGAAGCACTGGCGTGAAGACCTGAGAAAGGCAAAAGACCTCGGGGTGCAGTTCATCCGCTACGGCTTGCCCTGGGACATGCAGCACCCTGAAAAAGACCGTTTCGACTGGAGCTGGACGGATCAGGTGGTGGACCTCTTGCAGGACCTCAACCTGAAAGTGGTCTGGGACCTGATCCACTTCGGAACCCCCTCCTGGCTGGAGGGTGGTTTCCTGAACCCTGAGTATCCTGCCGAGATCGCCCGGTATGCGAGGGCTTTTGCGGAACGGTACCCCAGGATCACCCTCTTTACCCCTTTCAATGAACCATACATCTGTGCGTTCTTCAGAGGGGGGAATGGGACCTGGCCTCCTTATGGGACCACCGCAGAGACTTTTGTGCAGCATCTGGTGCCCATCATTGAAGGGATTCGCCAGACGAACCAGGCCATTTCCAGTGTGAACCCAGAAGTGCAATTCTGGCTGAACGACGGTGCAGACGGTTTCCGGGCACTGGACACTGAAATCCAGCCTCTGGCAGATGAACTGACCCGGTACCGTTTCATCGCGCTGGATGTGCTGCTCGGAAAAGCCACCCCGGAAAGCTGGACGGCTCAATTCCTTTTGAAATGCGGTGTTTCTCAGACGTGGCTGGACACCTTCATCCAGAACCCAGTCCAGATCGATGTGATCGGCCTGGACTACTATCCTGGCTCGGAGCATGTGATCTTCACCCCCAGAGGTCCGAAACCCGCCAGTGACTGGGGCAGGCGTACCGATTACCGTCTGGATGCAGACCCTGAGCCTCCAGGTCTTGGGGAGACCCTCAGGCTGTATTTTGAGCGTTACCAGAAACCCGTCTATGTGGCCGAAACCAGCTCAGACCGTGACCAGCAGGCATGGCTGAATTACAGTGTGTCCGAGGTGGCCCGTGTCATGGCAGAAGGTGTAAACGTCGTTGCCTACACGTGGTGGCCGTTTTTTGACCACATCGACTGGAACACCGGACTGACCCGGCTCACCGGATTTGTGTGCCCTTCCGGGCTGTACCACCTGAACGACATGCAGCGCGAACCTGGCCCTGCAAGAGACCTCTTCAAGACCCTCATTCAGCACCCCCCGAGAGACGCGGGCCAGCGCCATTTTGCCTTCCATCCAGGAGAGACCCCATGAAAAGAATGCTGATGACCGCCATGGCCCTGCTCACCCTCTCGGCCTGTGCACAGGCGGAGAACCGAGTGAAATACCAGAACCCTGTCCTCAACATCAACTTCCCCGACCCCTTTGTGCTGAAAACCGATGAAGGCTACTACGCCTACGCCACCAATGGCAACGGCAAGGACATCCAGATGGCTTTCAGCAAGGACCTCGTAAACTGGGACGTCAAAGGCGACGCACTCGGTGGCCTGCCCTTCTGGGCACAGGGAGGCCTGACCTGGGCCCCTGAAGTCATCCAGAACGGCGAAAAATACCTGATGTACTACACCCTCAGGGACACTGCCAGCAATTACCAGTGCATCAGTGTTGCTGTCTCGGATTCCCCGGCGGGACCTTTCAAAGACGACTCTCAGAAGCCCCTGATCTGTCAGGCGGATGAAGGGGGCAGCATCGACGCAAGCCCCTTCAGAGACAAAGATGGTCAGCTGTACCTGTACTGGAAGAACGACGGCAACGCCATCGGGCTCCTGACCTACATTTACGGTCAGAAACTCTCTGCAGATGGCCTTTCCCTGCTCGAAGAGCCAGTGCAACTCCTCTACAACCGTGAGCTCTGGGAGGGGAACCTCATTGAAGCCCCCACCATGTACGAGAAAGACGGCTATTACTACCTGCTGTTCTCTGCCAGTGACTTCGCCAGTGACCTGTACGCCGTAGGGTATGCCGTGGGCAAAAGCCCTCTGGGTGAATTCAAGAAGTTTGAAGACAACCCCATCGTGTACACCGTGGGAGACGTTGCCGGCCCCGGACACCAGACCATCACTTTCGATGACGCCGGAAACCCCTGGCTGGTCTATCACGCCTGGACTGCCGGGGCCATCGGGGATGATGTGGGCAAGCGCACCATGCGCATTGACCCCATCGAATTCAAAGACGGCAAGGTGATTTTCAAGGAGCCCACCCTCACCGAGCAGGAAGGGCCAGTCATCAAATGAGCAGGGGAATCAAATGAACGAGCGCCTTGAAGACATCCAGCTCAAAACCCAGAAGGTCCGGGAAGTCCTGCAGCAGACAGGTGCTGCCGCAGTGCGTTTCAGAGGCATCGAATGGTTTGGCTGGATCACCGCCGGGGGCTCCAGTGCAGTGCTGCAAACCGTGGAAGGCGGGGTGGCTGAAGTTCTGGTCACTCCCACGGAATACATTGTCCTGACCGACGAAATTGAGGCCCCCAGAATTCGGGATGAAGAGCTCCCTGAAGGCACCCGCATGCATGCTGTGCCCTGGACTGCGCCCCAGCAGGCACAGCAGTTTGTGCAGGGCCTGATCGGAGAGGGGCAAATCCTCAGTGACCGTCCTGCTCCGGGTGAATTGCCCCTGCCTGAAAGCCTGTATCTGGTCCGGCATCAGCTGACTGCTTTTGACATTGAGCGCTACCGGGAACTGGGCCGCCTCGGTGCACAGGCCATGACCGAAGCGATGTTGAAAGCCAGACCCGAACACACCGAAAACCAGCTGTCCGGTCTGGGGGCACTTGCGCTCAGGGACCGTGGCCTGGATGTGGGCCTGATTCAGGTGGCAGGGGAGAGGCGACTGCAGTTGTACCGTCACCTGCCTCCAAATGATGACGTTCTGGGGAGGCAGGCCATGATGTCCTTCTGTGCCCGCAAAGGGGGCCTCTGGGTGAGCCTGACCCGCTTTGTGGCCTTTGGGCCTCTGACCGATGCGCAGCTAGAAAAACACCAGAAACTCCAGCAAATCGAAGCTGCTCTCCTCGCAGAAACTCGACCTGCAAGCACCATGGGGCACCTGTACCAGACCGTTCTCAATGCATATGCTTCGCACAGAGAGGCGCATGCCATTCAGGAACACCATCAGGGAGGCCTGACCGGATATGGCTGTCGTGAACGGGTGGCGACTCCCGGGGATGCCTACACCCTGCAGGGCACCCAGGCTTTTGCCTGGAACCCCAGTCTGCGCGGAGCCAAGCTCGAAGACACCATCCTGATGCACCCTGACTCCACGCTGGAAGTCCTGACCCTGGACCCCACATGGCCCACCCAGGATGTGCAGGGTCTTCCCAGACCCACCGTATGGCAGCATCGCACTCCCGAACACGCCTGAATCTTCTCCTTTCCGATGTCTTTCATTCCCTTGTCCCCCATCCCCTCTGCAGGATCTCATTCTGCTGACAGGAGCCGAGCATGACCTCTCTCAATCCGCTGTATCCAGACTATTTCGCTGACCCCTTCATCCTGAAACACCAGGACCGCTATTACGCTTTCGGAACAGGCCGCAGTGCCCGGGAAGGCATGGCGTTTGAAGTCCTCACCTCTCCAGACCTGCAGAAGTGGGAATCTTTAGGGGGAGCCCTCCTCCCGGTGGCAGGCTTTGAAGAAGGAGACTACTGGGCCCCTGAAGTGGCCCACCACAATGGCAAGTTCTACATGTATTACAGTGTCGGGCATGGCGACAAGGGCCACCACCTGAGGGTTGCGGTATCGGACCGACCGGAAGGTCCCTACCAGGACCAGGACATTCGCATGGTCCCCAATGAGCCCTTTGCCATTGACCCCAGCCCCTTTCAGGACGAGGACGGACAGTGGTACCTCTACTATGCCAGAGACTTTCTGGACGGTGAACGGGTGGGCACCGCACTGGTGGTGGACCGTTTAAAAAGCATGACCGAACTGGAAGGCAACCCCCAGGTGGTCCTGCGGGCAAGCCAGGACTGGCAGATCTACCAGCGTGACCGTGAGATGTACGGAAGAACCTTTGACTGGCACACCCTGGAAGGCCCTTTCGTGGTCCGACGCAATGGCAAATATTACTGCTTCTACTCCGGAGGGGCCTGGATCAACGACACCTACGGAGTGAATTACGCTGTGGCAGAGCATCCCCTGGGTCCCTGGGTGGAGCCCCACAACCACGCCAGCATCCTCAACACCCACCTGACCGGGCTCACCGGGCCTGGTCACAACTCGGTGATTGTCACCCATGATGGCAGCGACGGGATTGTTTTCCACGCCTGGGATGATGACCGCACCCGCAGGCAACTGTACATCCTGCCTCTGGTGTGGACCCCGGAAGGTCCCAGGGTCGAGCGGTCTCCAACCGTGCAGGTGCAATCTTAAAATCAGGGGTGGGTTTTGCAAGGGCGGGCCGTGTGCTCGTCCTTTTGCTGTGGAGGGGTTTCCAATCTCCTGGACCCTAACCCTGAGGTGTGATGTAGAGTTTTCACGCCTCTGTTGCTTGCCCTACCGCCTGGACGTGTGTCACCTGATGCCTGTGCTAAAATCACTGCGGAACGTCACCCTTCATCCCTGAACTGTTGCCCAATTTTGTGCAATGGAGGGTGCGTCTTGGAGGTCTCATGCGCTTAAAAGTTGATCTTCTGCCCAGAGGCTCCTACCCGGATGTGGTGATCCTGGTGGATGTCCTCAGGGGCACCACCAATGCCCCCATTCTGCTGGAGGCCGGGGCACAACACATCTACCTCACGCCCAGTCTGAAAACCGCCCGTCTGTATGCCCAGGAAAACAACCTGTTGCTGGTTGGGGAGCGGGATGGCGTGCCCATCGAGGGCAGCAATTACCCGGCCAGTCCTGCAGAGCTTCGCAACCTGAGTCTGGAGCGGGACGTCATGTACATGGCCCAGAGCACACCCCAGGCGGTGCGCAACCTTCAAGGAGCGAAGCATGTGCTGCTGGGCAGCTTTTACAATGCCCGTGCTGTGGTGAAAACCGCTGTGGAACTCGCCACCGAAGAAATCGCCATTGTTTGCACCGGACATGACGGCAATGAAACCCTCGAAGACACTGTTTGTGCCGGATTCCTGGCCCGACGCATCGAAAAAATGAAAGAGGTGCAGCTTCTGGATGCTGCCCGCATGGCGATGGCCCTGGTGCGTGCTTTTCCTGATGTGCAGGAGGCTCTGGTTCAATCTTCAACAGGGCAGCAATTGCAGAAACTCAGGCTGTACGAGGACATTGCAGTTTCCAGCCTGATTTCGCAAACTGATAGGGTGCCGAAGTTGCTGGAAGTGATTCACCACGAAGAAACCCCCGTTTACAGGTTCCAATGATGCAGAGACTGTCCCTGTTCAATTTTCCCGTTGATCCCCTTGATCTCGAGGGTGTGGTGGAAAGACTTGAGGGCTGGATGGGCTCCTTTGATCCCCATACGGTCATCACCCTCAACCCCGAAATTGTCATTCAGGCAGAAGAGGAAGATGCCGAACTCGCACAGGTGATCCGTGCCGCAGATCTGGTCAGTGCAGACGGTGTGGGCATTGTCTGGGCGGTCAAAAAGATGCTGGATGTGGATTTGCCTGGCCGGGCCTCTGGCATCGACATTGTCACCCGATTGATGGAACGCCAGGGGGCGAACCTGCGGGTGTTCTTCCTGGGTGGAAAACCTGGAATTGCTGAACTTGCTGCCAGGAATTCATCCGAGAAATATGGTGTGCAGATTGCAGGCTTCGATCACGGTTACTTCAAGGACGATGGCAACGAGGACCTCAAACTGGCTGAAAAGATCCGTGCTGCTTACCCACACCTCCTGATCACCTCACTGGGTGCCGGGCGGCAGGAGAAATTCAATCACCGGCACCGCAACCGCCTGAAAGTGCCCATCATGATTGGTGCAGGTGGCACCCTTGATGTGCTCTCGGGAACGGTGGAACGTGCTCCGGAATGGACCCAGAAAATGAAAGTGGAATGGGCGTACCGCATCCTGGGCGACCGCAAACGCTGGAACAGGTTCCCCCGCCTGATGAAATTCGCCATGCGGGTCCAGAACGCCAAACCCATCGAGAAAAAGTAAACGCAGGAGCCAGAACAGGGCAGCAGGCTTTCAGGCTTTCTGTCCTGTTGCCTGTGTGGTTGGAGCACTGCCCTGACCTCTGTAATGCCTCAACACTGCCTGGTACCTTCTCTTCAGGTCCTGCTCGTCTTCAGGGCTGCTGAGGTTTGCTTTACCAGCTTCCCAGACCATGCGGGCATGGCGCAGGACATGTTCCTGGTATTCGGGTTCATCCAGCACCTCCATCACCACCGCAAGCACCTCCAGCATCCGAATGGTGATCGCTGGGGATTTCGAGCCGAACTGGCGGATCAGGTGGAACATTTCATCAATGAGGCCACCGAACGTCACCATGGGCTGAATCAGGCGCACGTTGCCCTGTGCATCCAGATGAACACCACTTCTGAGGTAACGCTTGCGAAGCAAACACAGACCGCTGCCCATCCGGTCCATGCAGGTGATCACCGTAAAAGGATCTTTGAGCCCTGACTCCATGCTTCTCACTGCAATTTCGTTGATCTGCCTGACAGCGAACTCAGGATCATGTTCGGTTTTGCGGAAATCACTGAAGCGCACAAAGGGCTTCAGGTCGAGGGGTTTGCTGCATTCTGCAATGACCATCCCCGGAAAGGCATACTGTCCCGGACGGATTCGCAACTTCAAGACAGCGTCGTTTCTCTGCAGATGCTTGACCAGTGCTTCAACACGGATCTCGTGCAGGTTGCCTGCGCCAGTGGCATAGATGTACGTTGGGTTCTCGATGGATGGATCTGGGCACGTCATGGGAGGCAGGGTGTCCGAGACATCCATGATGGTTTCATGCAGTGTTCGTCCCAGACGGTTCACCAGTGCAGTGATGTTCATGGCCTGCGTCATCAGGTAGATGAACATGATCAGGAAACCCGCACTCAGGTAGGCCAGCAGCACTGCGACATTGACCGTGAGCAGAGGGACAGGATCGGTGGCAGGGGTGCTCTGGATGGCCGCAATGGTCCACAGGTTGAAGCCAAACGTGCCCAGCAGCACCCCGAGCGTCAACTGGCTCCTCCAGTCCTGGGTGAAGTCTTCCAGAAGCCTCGGGCCCATGTCGCGGGAAGCAAAGGACAGGGCTGCAATGCTGATGGTGAAGGTACTGGCCACAAAAGT includes the following:
- a CDS encoding carbohydrate ABC transporter permease, with translation MTTQPRIPQPQTERRRRVPRDIPRFVVLSLLALLFLAPIYWMLSTSFKPESDTISLPIQWWPKNFTLENYREILTSPDGNIGRWTLNSVFTSVAYTLSHLLLCVLAAYPLARMKFPGRDAWFWFVISSMMVPGIVTLIPSYIMMIQLNWIDTYHALIWPGVSGAFGVFLLRQFFMSIPGELEEAAVLDGANSWVILWKVIVPLSVPVLVTLGVFSFMGSWNNYVWPLFVVHGDMQTLPVGITSFSSRYTTDYGKLMAGTAIASIPVLVAYLIGQRYLEQGLSAGGSKE
- a CDS encoding family 1 glycosylhydrolase, which translates into the protein MNTFWWGVGIENTSMPDMGVNELLMTDHQKHWREDLRKAKDLGVQFIRYGLPWDMQHPEKDRFDWSWTDQVVDLLQDLNLKVVWDLIHFGTPSWLEGGFLNPEYPAEIARYARAFAERYPRITLFTPFNEPYICAFFRGGNGTWPPYGTTAETFVQHLVPIIEGIRQTNQAISSVNPEVQFWLNDGADGFRALDTEIQPLADELTRYRFIALDVLLGKATPESWTAQFLLKCGVSQTWLDTFIQNPVQIDVIGLDYYPGSEHVIFTPRGPKPASDWGRRTDYRLDADPEPPGLGETLRLYFERYQKPVYVAETSSDRDQQAWLNYSVSEVARVMAEGVNVVAYTWWPFFDHIDWNTGLTRLTGFVCPSGLYHLNDMQREPGPARDLFKTLIQHPPRDAGQRHFAFHPGETP
- a CDS encoding glycoside hydrolase family 43 protein — encoded protein: MKRMLMTAMALLTLSACAQAENRVKYQNPVLNINFPDPFVLKTDEGYYAYATNGNGKDIQMAFSKDLVNWDVKGDALGGLPFWAQGGLTWAPEVIQNGEKYLMYYTLRDTASNYQCISVAVSDSPAGPFKDDSQKPLICQADEGGSIDASPFRDKDGQLYLYWKNDGNAIGLLTYIYGQKLSADGLSLLEEPVQLLYNRELWEGNLIEAPTMYEKDGYYYLLFSASDFASDLYAVGYAVGKSPLGEFKKFEDNPIVYTVGDVAGPGHQTITFDDAGNPWLVYHAWTAGAIGDDVGKRTMRIDPIEFKDGKVIFKEPTLTEQEGPVIK
- a CDS encoding M24 family metallopeptidase → MNERLEDIQLKTQKVREVLQQTGAAAVRFRGIEWFGWITAGGSSAVLQTVEGGVAEVLVTPTEYIVLTDEIEAPRIRDEELPEGTRMHAVPWTAPQQAQQFVQGLIGEGQILSDRPAPGELPLPESLYLVRHQLTAFDIERYRELGRLGAQAMTEAMLKARPEHTENQLSGLGALALRDRGLDVGLIQVAGERRLQLYRHLPPNDDVLGRQAMMSFCARKGGLWVSLTRFVAFGPLTDAQLEKHQKLQQIEAALLAETRPASTMGHLYQTVLNAYASHREAHAIQEHHQGGLTGYGCRERVATPGDAYTLQGTQAFAWNPSLRGAKLEDTILMHPDSTLEVLTLDPTWPTQDVQGLPRPTVWQHRTPEHA
- a CDS encoding glycoside hydrolase family 43 protein produces the protein MTSLNPLYPDYFADPFILKHQDRYYAFGTGRSAREGMAFEVLTSPDLQKWESLGGALLPVAGFEEGDYWAPEVAHHNGKFYMYYSVGHGDKGHHLRVAVSDRPEGPYQDQDIRMVPNEPFAIDPSPFQDEDGQWYLYYARDFLDGERVGTALVVDRLKSMTELEGNPQVVLRASQDWQIYQRDREMYGRTFDWHTLEGPFVVRRNGKYYCFYSGGAWINDTYGVNYAVAEHPLGPWVEPHNHASILNTHLTGLTGPGHNSVIVTHDGSDGIVFHAWDDDRTRRQLYILPLVWTPEGPRVERSPTVQVQS
- a CDS encoding 2-phosphosulfolactate phosphatase — encoded protein: MRLKVDLLPRGSYPDVVILVDVLRGTTNAPILLEAGAQHIYLTPSLKTARLYAQENNLLLVGERDGVPIEGSNYPASPAELRNLSLERDVMYMAQSTPQAVRNLQGAKHVLLGSFYNARAVVKTAVELATEEIAIVCTGHDGNETLEDTVCAGFLARRIEKMKEVQLLDAARMAMALVRAFPDVQEALVQSSTGQQLQKLRLYEDIAVSSLISQTDRVPKLLEVIHHEETPVYRFQ
- a CDS encoding WecB/TagA/CpsF family glycosyltransferase, yielding MMQRLSLFNFPVDPLDLEGVVERLEGWMGSFDPHTVITLNPEIVIQAEEEDAELAQVIRAADLVSADGVGIVWAVKKMLDVDLPGRASGIDIVTRLMERQGANLRVFFLGGKPGIAELAARNSSEKYGVQIAGFDHGYFKDDGNEDLKLAEKIRAAYPHLLITSLGAGRQEKFNHRHRNRLKVPIMIGAGGTLDVLSGTVERAPEWTQKMKVEWAYRILGDRKRWNRFPRLMKFAMRVQNAKPIEKK
- a CDS encoding DUF2254 domain-containing protein, which translates into the protein MHSRLFRHFWIIPASTLVLFLTVAHLCLYLDQVRNFSASMMLWHVQSLTGAHDLVYAVAASMYTFVASTFTISIAALSFASRDMGPRLLEDFTQDWRSQLTLGVLLGTFGFNLWTIAAIQSTPATDPVPLLTVNVAVLLAYLSAGFLIMFIYLMTQAMNITALVNRLGRTLHETIMDVSDTLPPMTCPDPSIENPTYIYATGAGNLHEIRVEALVKHLQRNDAVLKLRIRPGQYAFPGMVIAECSKPLDLKPFVRFSDFRKTEHDPEFAVRQINEIAVRSMESGLKDPFTVITCMDRMGSGLCLLRKRYLRSGVHLDAQGNVRLIQPMVTFGGLIDEMFHLIRQFGSKSPAITIRMLEVLAVVMEVLDEPEYQEHVLRHARMVWEAGKANLSSPEDEQDLKRRYQAVLRHYRGQGSAPTTQATGQKA